One stretch of Eggerthella lenta DSM 2243 DNA includes these proteins:
- a CDS encoding YfcC family protein: MSTEAVLPTSTASPKEGPPKKKRKLSFPTAFTILFALTIVAVAATWFVPAGQYAKLAYNADAGTLQITSPQGAVSEEPATQETLDAIGVNIGIDQFTSGALSKPISVPNTYERLEQQPKGIADITVSMVSGTVEAADIMVFILVLGGLIGVVNASGAFESGLMALTKKTKGHEFLLVFLVSALMVLGGTTCGLEEEAVAFYPILVPIFLALGYDSIICVGAIFLAGSMGTTFSTINPFSVVIASNAAGVNFTQGIEWRIAGCVVGAIVVIAYLYWYSRKIKANPAFSYTYEDREKFAKLYNVEAGETKEARATGFTLKKKAILVLFVAAFPIMVWGVVSQGWWFPQMAASFLAIAIIIMFLSGIAEKKVVDAFIHGASSLVGVSLIIGLARGINLIMEQGLISDTLLFWSSGLVHGMTGPVFILVMMLIFFLLGFVVPSSSGLAVLSMPIMAPLADTVGIPRSVVVCAYQWGQYAMLYLAPTGLVLATLTMLDMKYSKWLKFVWPMVLFVLIFGGILLVAQVLVYGAA; this comes from the coding sequence ATGTCGACGGAAGCCGTACTGCCCACCAGCACCGCCTCGCCCAAGGAAGGCCCGCCTAAGAAGAAGAGGAAGCTCAGCTTCCCCACCGCCTTCACCATCCTGTTCGCGCTCACCATCGTCGCGGTGGCGGCTACATGGTTCGTGCCGGCGGGCCAGTACGCGAAGCTCGCGTACAACGCCGACGCGGGCACGCTTCAGATCACGAGCCCCCAGGGCGCGGTGAGCGAAGAGCCCGCCACGCAGGAGACGCTCGATGCTATCGGCGTGAACATCGGGATCGACCAGTTCACCTCGGGCGCGCTGTCCAAGCCCATCTCGGTTCCCAACACGTACGAGCGCCTGGAGCAGCAGCCCAAAGGCATCGCCGACATCACGGTGAGCATGGTGTCGGGCACGGTGGAGGCCGCCGACATCATGGTGTTCATCCTTGTGCTGGGCGGCCTTATCGGCGTGGTGAACGCGAGCGGCGCGTTCGAGTCGGGCCTCATGGCCCTCACGAAGAAGACGAAGGGCCATGAGTTCCTACTCGTGTTCCTCGTGAGCGCCCTCATGGTCCTCGGCGGAACCACGTGCGGTCTCGAAGAAGAGGCCGTCGCCTTCTATCCCATCCTCGTGCCTATATTCCTGGCGCTCGGCTACGATTCCATCATCTGCGTCGGCGCCATTTTCCTGGCAGGTTCCATGGGCACGACGTTCTCCACCATCAATCCGTTCTCGGTGGTCATCGCCTCGAACGCCGCGGGCGTGAACTTCACGCAGGGCATCGAATGGCGTATCGCGGGATGCGTCGTGGGCGCCATCGTGGTCATCGCGTATTTGTACTGGTACAGCCGCAAGATCAAGGCGAACCCGGCGTTCTCCTACACCTACGAGGATCGCGAGAAGTTCGCCAAACTGTACAACGTGGAGGCGGGGGAGACGAAGGAGGCGCGCGCGACCGGCTTCACGCTTAAGAAGAAGGCAATCCTCGTGCTGTTCGTGGCGGCGTTCCCCATCATGGTGTGGGGCGTCGTGAGCCAGGGCTGGTGGTTCCCGCAGATGGCAGCCTCGTTCCTGGCCATCGCGATCATCATCATGTTCCTGTCGGGCATCGCCGAGAAGAAGGTGGTGGATGCGTTCATCCACGGAGCGTCAAGCCTGGTGGGCGTGTCGCTCATTATCGGGCTCGCGCGCGGCATCAACCTGATCATGGAGCAGGGGCTCATCTCCGACACGCTGCTGTTCTGGTCGTCGGGGCTCGTGCATGGCATGACCGGACCTGTCTTCATCCTGGTCATGATGCTGATCTTCTTCCTGCTGGGCTTCGTGGTGCCGTCGTCGTCGGGTTTGGCCGTGCTGTCCATGCCTATCATGGCGCCGCTGGCCGACACCGTGGGCATCCCGCGCTCGGTGGTGGTGTGCGCCTACCAGTGGGGCCAATACGCCATGCTGTACCTCGCGCCCACCGGCCTCGTGCTGGCCACGCTCACGATGCTGGACATGAAGTACTCCAAGTGGCTCAAGTTCGTGTGGCCTATGGTGCTGTTCGTGCTCATCTTCGGCGGCATCCTGCTGGTCGCCCAAGTCCTCGTCTACGGCGCCGCCTGA
- a CDS encoding DUF4179 domain-containing protein, producing the protein MIDEYKEALDELRFSPEAKRRMVQRIEVAAVVEPLPRPTRRSRALVIAAAAAVLALAVGCTAYLAGAFVSLEDFAEDLFGGAPSQTEVIDKIGRPIGASAVSNGVAITADAVIGDNEHCVAVFSIARTDGMPIEGVDTILDKSFTTVFTGAQLFRVGNTKVGPEYCFYDADPSDNSVQCIVKMTSFIGGDSFIGKIMHVELGDLATGEMTADGKTTLPSLQTVIEGSWDMSFPLNYEDASIELSAGQRTKLDGIDVAIDSVVLSPIAIVVEYTADEPLLTKDEETGKRRGSAGIDVPITVNLRNGSSIDVPSVGAMNDGGATKRRADLMFDKILDLDQVKSVTVGGVEIPMP; encoded by the coding sequence ATGATCGATGAATACAAGGAAGCCCTCGACGAGCTGCGGTTCTCGCCCGAGGCCAAGCGACGCATGGTGCAGCGCATCGAAGTTGCCGCCGTCGTAGAGCCCCTTCCCCGTCCGACACGGCGCTCGCGCGCCCTTGTGATAGCCGCAGCCGCAGCCGTGCTGGCCCTGGCAGTAGGCTGCACGGCGTATCTTGCAGGAGCGTTCGTGAGCTTGGAAGACTTCGCCGAGGATCTGTTTGGGGGCGCACCGTCGCAGACGGAGGTGATCGACAAGATCGGCCGCCCAATCGGCGCAAGTGCCGTTTCGAACGGTGTTGCGATCACAGCAGATGCGGTGATCGGCGACAACGAACACTGCGTTGCGGTGTTCAGTATCGCCCGAACCGACGGCATGCCGATCGAGGGCGTCGATACGATTTTGGACAAGTCGTTTACGACGGTCTTCACTGGTGCACAGCTGTTCAGAGTGGGAAACACCAAAGTAGGCCCGGAATACTGCTTCTACGACGCCGATCCTTCCGACAACTCCGTGCAATGCATCGTGAAGATGACTTCGTTCATAGGAGGCGACTCGTTCATAGGCAAGATCATGCACGTCGAACTAGGAGATTTGGCGACGGGAGAAATGACGGCAGACGGCAAAACCACTCTCCCGTCCCTCCAGACGGTCATCGAAGGATCTTGGGACATGAGCTTCCCGCTCAACTACGAGGACGCATCGATTGAACTGAGCGCCGGGCAAAGGACGAAGCTCGACGGCATCGACGTCGCAATCGACTCCGTAGTCCTCTCCCCCATCGCCATCGTGGTCGAATACACAGCAGACGAGCCACTCCTGACGAAAGATGAAGAAACGGGAAAGCGCAGAGGCTCCGCAGGCATCGACGTTCCCATAACGGTGAATCTGCGAAACGGCTCGTCTATCGACGTACCGTCTGTCGGCGCCATGAACGATGGAGGAGCCACCAAACGCCGCGCGGACCTTATGTTCGACAAGATCCTCGACCTCGACCAGGTGAAGTCCGTCACGGTCGGAGGCGTTGAAATCCCGATGCCGTGA
- a CDS encoding RNA polymerase sigma factor has translation MRKRQPDTEAQRLVQTYADLILRLGYTYLKSTHDAEDVCQNVLIKLLQTDRAFESAEHERAWIVRATANACKDVLRSARRRTSVALDAVAEAAAPEVPDSAVLEAVMELSQPFREALYLHYYEGYTAREIADMTGGTEDAVAARLSRGRKKLRALLEGADDDR, from the coding sequence ATGCGCAAACGACAACCCGATACCGAGGCGCAGCGGCTCGTGCAGACGTACGCCGACCTCATCCTGCGACTTGGCTACACGTATCTCAAATCCACGCACGACGCCGAAGACGTCTGCCAGAACGTGCTGATCAAGCTGCTGCAGACCGATCGCGCCTTCGAGAGCGCCGAGCACGAGCGCGCCTGGATCGTGCGCGCGACGGCGAACGCCTGCAAGGACGTGTTGCGCAGCGCGCGACGCCGCACGTCGGTGGCGCTCGACGCCGTCGCGGAGGCGGCCGCGCCCGAGGTTCCCGACAGCGCCGTACTCGAAGCGGTGATGGAGCTGTCGCAGCCGTTTCGGGAGGCCCTGTACCTGCACTACTACGAGGGCTACACCGCGCGCGAGATCGCGGACATGACGGGCGGCACCGAGGACGCCGTGGCGGCCCGCCTGAGCCGCGGACGCAAGAAGCTGCGCGCCCTGTTGGAAGGAGCGGACGATGATCGATGA
- a CDS encoding MATE family efflux transporter, with protein sequence MHGTEEAVDGEGVVAEIAPKSRSDRKIDRLGTESTFKLLLEFSIPAVAGMLVQMLYNVIDAVYVGHAVGADGLAATTVANPMMTAMVAVAMLVGVGGNALAAIKLGERKKGVAERVMGNSFVLLLIATAVLWGIAIFALEPILRYSGADGSVLPLALDFMTVIVAGCPLQFIAFGMNNFIRTAGHPNRALGSMLVGTGANVVLGYLFIIVLDGGMRGAGLATVCSWALSALFVMQFFLKKGSPMPLRRPSLSLDPRIALRVCALGIAPCVTQLGFAVSSLIENNLLVLYGAADALGVDGALAVMRVLSAVGLFTFMPAMGIAMGAQPIVGYNYGARAYGRMKLVLVQAIVLGIAITTPLWATVVLAPDLYAHLFGLPEIYMKETAWALVLYLMFIPILPIQTIGSNYFDATGQAAKATVLTLTRQILFLIPLLVFCPLVLPQVLPITALESVWLAPSISDITSTLIVSGFLAFEWRRLRAAEAGEGSNGLHRA encoded by the coding sequence ATGCACGGAACCGAAGAGGCTGTGGACGGCGAGGGCGTCGTCGCCGAGATCGCACCGAAGTCGAGAAGCGATCGGAAGATCGACCGTTTGGGCACTGAGAGCACCTTCAAGCTGCTTCTGGAGTTCTCCATCCCGGCGGTGGCGGGCATGCTCGTGCAGATGCTGTACAACGTCATCGATGCGGTATACGTGGGACATGCGGTAGGCGCCGACGGCCTGGCCGCCACCACGGTCGCGAATCCCATGATGACGGCCATGGTGGCCGTGGCCATGCTCGTGGGCGTGGGCGGCAACGCGCTGGCGGCGATCAAGCTGGGCGAGCGCAAGAAGGGCGTGGCGGAACGCGTGATGGGCAACAGCTTCGTGCTGCTGCTGATCGCCACGGCGGTGCTGTGGGGCATCGCCATCTTCGCGCTCGAGCCCATCCTTCGCTACTCGGGCGCCGACGGCTCCGTGCTGCCGCTCGCGCTCGACTTCATGACGGTGATCGTGGCAGGCTGCCCGCTGCAGTTCATCGCGTTCGGCATGAACAACTTCATCCGCACGGCAGGGCACCCCAACCGAGCGCTGGGCTCCATGCTCGTCGGAACGGGCGCGAACGTGGTGCTGGGCTACCTGTTCATCATCGTGCTCGACGGCGGCATGCGCGGCGCCGGGCTGGCCACCGTGTGCTCATGGGCGCTGTCGGCTCTGTTCGTGATGCAGTTCTTCCTCAAGAAGGGCTCACCCATGCCTTTGCGCCGTCCGTCGCTGTCGCTCGACCCGCGCATCGCGCTGCGCGTCTGCGCCCTCGGAATCGCTCCGTGCGTCACGCAACTGGGCTTCGCCGTGTCGTCTTTGATAGAGAACAACCTGTTGGTGCTGTACGGTGCCGCCGATGCGCTCGGCGTGGACGGAGCGCTTGCGGTGATGCGCGTGCTGTCGGCCGTAGGCCTGTTCACGTTCATGCCGGCCATGGGCATCGCCATGGGGGCGCAACCTATCGTGGGCTACAACTACGGCGCTCGCGCTTACGGCCGCATGAAGCTCGTGCTCGTGCAGGCCATAGTGCTGGGCATCGCCATCACGACGCCTTTGTGGGCAACGGTCGTCCTCGCACCCGACCTGTACGCGCACTTGTTCGGCTTGCCCGAGATATATATGAAGGAAACGGCTTGGGCGCTTGTGCTGTACCTCATGTTCATTCCCATCCTGCCTATTCAGACCATCGGCTCGAACTACTTCGACGCCACAGGCCAGGCGGCGAAAGCGACCGTGCTCACGCTCACGCGCCAGATCCTGTTCCTTATTCCGCTGCTCGTGTTCTGCCCGCTCGTTCTGCCGCAGGTGCTGCCCATCACGGCGCTTGAGAGCGTGTGGCTGGCGCCCTCGATATCCGATATAACATCCACGCTCATCGTAAGCGGTTTTCTCGCCTTCGAATGGCGGCGCCTGCGCGCTGCGGAAGCGGGGGAGGGCTCGAATGGCCTCCATCGAGCCTAG
- a CDS encoding NADH-quinone oxidoreductase subunit L translates to MLGFLILFPLVVAGVLLVVRNNRARNVIVGASALVIGLASVWLVVSYLGAPWITYDFYSPVVDYVCMAVSVLIAAAILYFGIKYKNLWACVLAAVQVVGSLVFEFGFAHDVLVTEGLYLDSLSLLMAFIIGVIGSGICVYALGYMEDFQAHEPEGAKDRRPTFFALMFVFLAAMFLIVFSNNMLWLFTGWEITTVCSFLLIGFTRTEEAIKNAFRQIIMNLLGGIAFLAALYVMAIQFNTLSFLEFLQIGIANPGMVVLPVTALAFAGLTKAAQMPFHTWLLGAMVAPTPTSALLHSSTMVKAGVFLLIKLAPIMMACPVPSVMVILVGGLTFLFCSFMAISQSNAKRVLAYSTIANLGLIVACAGVGTPEAVWAAAFLVLFHAIAKSLLFLCVGTAEHHIGSRDIEDMDLLFERMPRLARFMMLGILCMFIAPFGMLLAKWATLVSFADTGQVALIVLLAFGSAATFMFWAKWLGKLSGIAARPENVEAKVHSSEWVAIMVMAVLVILCCIGLPIISWAVVEPYIYSVFGTVGQDISSSNLWIASILSAFIAVVLFAGLGRSKAKKVDIYLAGVSRDNAERTFSNSLSGESTASARNWYLEGIFGEKRLSPFGTACCTVIIVIAFAAAAVGVPGLF, encoded by the coding sequence ATGCTCGGGTTTTTAATCCTTTTCCCGCTGGTTGTTGCCGGCGTTCTGCTTGTCGTGCGCAACAACCGAGCGAGAAACGTGATTGTGGGAGCCTCCGCGCTCGTCATCGGGTTAGCGTCGGTGTGGCTCGTCGTGTCCTATCTGGGAGCTCCGTGGATAACGTATGATTTCTACTCCCCGGTGGTCGACTACGTCTGCATGGCCGTCAGCGTGCTCATCGCTGCCGCCATCTTGTACTTCGGCATCAAGTACAAGAACCTGTGGGCTTGCGTGCTCGCAGCCGTCCAGGTGGTCGGCTCGCTTGTGTTCGAGTTCGGTTTCGCCCACGACGTCCTCGTGACCGAAGGGCTGTACCTCGACTCGCTGTCGCTGCTCATGGCTTTCATCATCGGCGTCATCGGCTCCGGCATCTGCGTGTACGCTCTCGGTTACATGGAAGACTTCCAGGCGCACGAGCCGGAAGGCGCGAAGGACCGCCGGCCGACGTTCTTCGCCCTCATGTTCGTCTTTCTGGCGGCCATGTTCCTCATCGTGTTCTCGAACAACATGCTGTGGCTGTTCACCGGCTGGGAGATCACCACGGTGTGCTCCTTCCTCCTCATCGGCTTCACCCGTACCGAGGAGGCCATCAAGAACGCCTTCCGCCAGATCATCATGAACCTGCTGGGCGGCATCGCCTTCCTGGCGGCTCTGTACGTCATGGCCATCCAGTTCAACACGCTGTCGTTCCTCGAGTTCCTGCAGATCGGCATCGCCAACCCCGGCATGGTCGTGCTGCCGGTCACGGCGCTCGCGTTCGCCGGCCTCACCAAGGCTGCGCAGATGCCGTTCCACACGTGGCTCCTCGGCGCCATGGTGGCGCCCACTCCCACGTCCGCGCTGCTGCACTCTTCGACCATGGTGAAGGCGGGCGTCTTCTTGCTCATCAAGCTGGCGCCCATCATGATGGCGTGTCCCGTTCCGTCCGTCATGGTCATCCTCGTTGGCGGCCTCACGTTCTTGTTCTGCTCGTTCATGGCCATCTCGCAGTCGAACGCCAAGCGCGTGCTGGCGTACTCCACCATCGCGAACCTCGGCTTGATCGTGGCCTGTGCGGGCGTTGGCACGCCCGAGGCGGTCTGGGCCGCGGCCTTCCTCGTGCTGTTCCACGCTATCGCGAAGTCGCTGCTGTTCCTGTGCGTCGGCACCGCCGAGCACCATATCGGCAGCCGCGACATCGAGGACATGGACCTGTTGTTCGAGCGCATGCCGCGTCTCGCCCGCTTCATGATGCTGGGTATCCTGTGCATGTTCATCGCCCCGTTCGGCATGCTGCTGGCCAAGTGGGCCACGCTCGTCTCCTTCGCGGATACCGGTCAGGTGGCGCTCATCGTGCTTCTGGCGTTCGGCTCCGCGGCCACGTTCATGTTCTGGGCGAAGTGGCTGGGCAAGCTTTCCGGCATCGCCGCTCGTCCCGAGAACGTCGAGGCCAAGGTGCATTCCAGCGAGTGGGTGGCCATCATGGTCATGGCCGTGCTCGTCATCCTGTGCTGCATTGGACTGCCCATCATCTCGTGGGCTGTGGTGGAACCGTACATCTACAGCGTGTTCGGCACCGTGGGCCAGGACATCTCGTCGTCCAACCTGTGGATCGCCTCCATCCTGTCGGCGTTCATCGCCGTGGTTCTGTTCGCCGGACTCGGCCGCTCGAAGGCCAAGAAGGTCGACATCTACCTGGCAGGCGTGAGCCGCGACAACGCCGAGCGCACGTTCTCCAACTCGCTGTCGGG
- a CDS encoding GlsB/YeaQ/YmgE family stress response membrane protein codes for MSIIVWIIIGGLAGWIANMIMKTDGSLVKNIVTGIVGALIGGFVMSFFGAAGFTGFNLWSFLVALIGSIILIAVINLLTGKRA; via the coding sequence ATGAGCATCATCGTATGGATCATCATCGGCGGCTTGGCCGGTTGGATCGCGAACATGATCATGAAGACGGACGGCAGCCTCGTCAAGAACATCGTGACGGGCATCGTCGGTGCGCTGATCGGCGGTTTCGTCATGAGCTTCTTCGGCGCCGCGGGATTCACCGGGTTCAACCTCTGGTCGTTCTTGGTGGCGTTGATAGGCTCGATCATTCTCATCGCCGTCATCAACCTGCTGACCGGCAAGCGCGCCTAG
- a CDS encoding helix-turn-helix transcriptional regulator — translation MDLGLGLFYYTLIVLLAVILTAATCLASYLVTRNKTYRYAFAGFLFYFFDVALVFQDDFLMQRASDASVSPFFIGSPVASVLVGGGALISFWLVLCEYLEEDRPAVRWIPGAAFVLASFAVLLLAPEGNGQMFLFYSMREAMLYAMLVYLAARYIGTRDDVLRLRMRRHRALYGALWALVTCVLLENVVFLLVIDPHAIAGQRLPFFPERNFAENALVLCCGFAACTSAWRSLSLRRTEPPTQGGASLETFIDQNLAAYAAARQLSKREAEVLRLVLLGKDNQNIATSMHLAPSTVKVHIHHILQKAERANRKELIQDFWEFS, via the coding sequence ATGGATCTGGGACTGGGTCTTTTCTACTACACGCTCATCGTGCTTTTGGCCGTCATCCTAACGGCGGCGACGTGCCTCGCGTCGTACCTGGTGACGCGCAACAAGACCTACCGCTACGCGTTCGCCGGGTTCCTGTTCTACTTCTTCGATGTGGCGCTCGTGTTCCAGGACGATTTCCTCATGCAGCGAGCCTCCGACGCGTCCGTCTCGCCCTTCTTCATCGGCAGCCCTGTCGCTTCCGTCCTCGTCGGCGGCGGCGCGCTCATATCGTTCTGGCTCGTGCTGTGCGAGTATCTGGAGGAGGATAGGCCGGCGGTACGCTGGATCCCGGGTGCGGCGTTCGTGCTGGCAAGCTTCGCCGTGCTTCTGCTCGCGCCCGAGGGCAACGGCCAGATGTTCCTGTTCTACAGCATGCGCGAGGCCATGCTGTACGCGATGCTCGTCTACCTCGCCGCCCGCTACATCGGCACGCGCGACGACGTGTTACGGCTTCGCATGCGGCGCCATCGTGCTCTGTACGGCGCGCTATGGGCGCTCGTCACCTGCGTCCTGCTTGAGAACGTCGTGTTCCTGCTGGTCATCGACCCGCATGCGATCGCAGGTCAGAGGCTGCCCTTCTTCCCCGAGCGCAACTTCGCTGAGAACGCGCTCGTGCTGTGTTGCGGCTTCGCCGCCTGCACGAGCGCGTGGCGCAGCCTGTCGCTACGACGTACCGAACCGCCCACGCAGGGAGGCGCATCGCTCGAGACGTTCATCGACCAGAATCTCGCAGCCTACGCGGCCGCGCGACAGTTGTCGAAGCGCGAGGCCGAGGTGCTGCGACTCGTGCTGCTGGGCAAGGACAACCAGAACATCGCCACATCCATGCATCTTGCGCCGAGCACCGTCAAGGTGCACATACACCATATCCTCCAGAAGGCCGAGCGGGCTAACCGCAAGGAGCTTATCCAGGATTTTTGGGAATTCTCCTAG